One part of the Nocardioides zeae genome encodes these proteins:
- a CDS encoding ATP-binding cassette domain-containing protein produces MIRALAPLVGRTARRRLLGAALLGLLASLFEAASLLSLVVPLAQVLEGDVPTGAGLTLALGAAWAVCLTAATVVGRASGYGLSFDLHERVASHLLRLPSTWFDASRAGEVSRAAGSQVMDVMAYPGHLMLPALRSTATPAALAAALAVIDPLLGLAALLALPALVAVARWSVRWVAAGDAALSRARADATARLLDHVGLQRVVRLTPHPEAADDLTRAALREVHARSATLVRSVVPGLSAFGAAVQIVLVALVTVLVLRAGSPGGPSAAGVATAVALLAAYAGALRSAAELGAATRSARGALARLQELFGTAVLPEPVTPAPRPGVDPRGTAVTVRALDYRHRDGTPALRGVDLDLAPGTLTVLVGTSGAGKSTLLRLLARADDPTRGAVLHDGVDLRDLGSEEVRRGLGLATQESAVLDDTLLANVRLGRPTASEAEVRAALDAAGLAETVGALDLGLQSPVGENAALVSGGEAQRIGLARALVRRAPLLLLDEPTSSLDPAARRRVVATLEGLRGRATVVVVAHRLDEALLADQVVVVDEGRVVQRGAPEALLSSSGPFRRLVDAGSAGRPTHPTDPPADQEASP; encoded by the coding sequence ATGATCCGCGCCCTGGCGCCACTGGTCGGCCGCACGGCCCGACGACGCCTGCTGGGTGCCGCGTTGCTGGGCCTGCTCGCCTCCCTGTTCGAGGCGGCCTCGCTGCTCAGCCTGGTGGTCCCGCTCGCCCAGGTGCTCGAGGGGGACGTCCCCACGGGCGCGGGCCTCACCCTGGCGCTCGGTGCGGCCTGGGCCGTGTGCCTCACGGCAGCCACCGTCGTGGGGCGGGCGAGCGGCTACGGGCTGTCGTTCGACCTGCACGAGCGCGTGGCGTCCCATCTGCTCCGCCTGCCCTCGACCTGGTTCGACGCATCTCGGGCCGGCGAGGTGAGCCGTGCCGCCGGGAGCCAGGTGATGGACGTGATGGCCTACCCCGGCCACCTGATGCTGCCCGCGCTGCGCAGCACGGCGACCCCGGCGGCGCTCGCCGCCGCCCTGGCGGTGATCGATCCGCTGCTGGGCCTCGCGGCCCTCCTCGCGCTCCCGGCACTCGTGGCGGTCGCCCGCTGGTCGGTGCGCTGGGTCGCTGCAGGCGACGCGGCACTGTCCCGGGCCCGCGCCGACGCGACGGCCCGCCTGCTCGACCACGTCGGCCTCCAGCGCGTGGTGCGCCTGACACCGCACCCGGAGGCCGCCGACGACCTCACCCGGGCGGCCCTGCGGGAGGTGCACGCGCGCAGCGCCACCCTCGTCCGCTCGGTCGTGCCTGGGTTGTCGGCCTTCGGCGCGGCCGTCCAGATCGTCCTCGTGGCCCTCGTCACGGTGCTCGTCCTCCGCGCGGGGAGCCCCGGGGGGCCGTCGGCGGCCGGCGTCGCGACGGCGGTCGCGCTCCTGGCGGCGTACGCCGGTGCGTTGCGTTCCGCTGCCGAGCTCGGGGCGGCCACGCGCAGCGCCCGGGGAGCGCTCGCCCGCCTGCAGGAGCTGTTCGGCACCGCGGTGCTCCCGGAGCCGGTGACGCCCGCCCCGCGGCCGGGCGTCGACCCCCGAGGCACCGCGGTGACCGTGCGGGCGTTGGACTACCGCCACCGGGACGGCACACCGGCACTGCGCGGGGTGGACCTCGACCTCGCCCCGGGGACGCTCACGGTCCTGGTCGGCACCTCGGGGGCCGGCAAGAGCACGCTCCTGCGTCTGCTCGCGCGCGCTGACGACCCGACGCGGGGCGCCGTGCTCCACGACGGGGTCGACCTGCGCGACCTCGGCAGCGAGGAGGTACGCCGCGGCCTGGGGCTCGCGACGCAGGAGAGCGCGGTGCTCGACGACACGCTCCTCGCGAACGTCCGCCTCGGCCGCCCGACGGCGAGCGAGGCGGAGGTCCGCGCCGCGCTGGATGCCGCCGGCCTCGCCGAGACCGTCGGGGCCCTGGACCTGGGGCTGCAGTCGCCGGTCGGGGAGAACGCCGCGCTGGTGTCCGGCGGCGAGGCGCAACGCATCGGTCTGGCCCGCGCGCTGGTGCGGCGCGCCCCGCTGCTGCTGCTCGACGAGCCCACCTCCAGCCTCGATCCCGCCGCCCGCAGGCGCGTCGTCGCCACCCTCGAGGGCCTGCGCGGCCGTGCGACCGTCGTCGTGGTCGCACACCGGCTCGACGAGGCACTCCTCGCCGACCAGGTCGTCGTGGTCGACGAAGGTCGCGTCGTGCAGCGAGGAGCACCCGAGGCCCTGCTGAGCTCCAGCGGACCCTTTCGACGCCTCGTCGACGCCGGCTCGGCCGGCCGACCGACCCACCCGACCGACCCGCCCGCCGACCAGGAGGCCTCGCCGTGA
- a CDS encoding non-ribosomal peptide synthetase, which translates to MDARTIPDRVGADDATPADGTLVATVLAEQLGRPVEADEHQVPLAALGVDSLVTLRWRGALERMTGVALPLVAMTGERTLDEVTAAWHAASAATSTPASPPSGGTSTAEDQRVGAATVHPGLTEVQAAYWAGRADGQPLGGVGTWWYHEYVRGPAERDGRDLDDDLDRLERGWRRVVARHAMLRTVVGRDAAPRVVTHDVRDLRLRRIDLREVPPGAELDRRLAALRDDLSHQVRVPESWPLCEVVLVLLPGDVVRVCVGLDALVVDFAGWGVVLRDWGTVVADPRARLPEPPTTFAALLEQRDADVVRRQAAVRAREWWAAQDLPAGPSLARSEPAPGPPRFRRLRHVVEASTWAAVRAEAAARGVSTTSLVLTAFALLLQRRSTGGRDLGLTLTVYDRPDAPGADEVVGDFSGTALLPVRGADGVDAHGPAPFVEQARSLNRVLWDVLDHRAHPGVAVVRERTEPGAEPRWPVVFTSGLGQDSAEQDRWLGDRVFGVSQTPQVLLDHLVWEEHGALVLVHDVVEGAYPDGLVEGLAAAEHAFVASLADPGRWDERGVVWDPSGLAVDPVPPGPPGAGPLLHDPWRAWLAGPPVHRRAPAVLGGAGSLDHGTLHRRAEAVALALADTGVAPGDLVMVALPRGHAQVVTVLGIALAGAGYVPVDPGWPARRLEAAARKSALRHAVVLAGQELHLPAGVHGLVVDAGGEPTTRPSATSTATDPRVDDLAYVIFTSGSTGEPKGVAIEHRQARTTIDDVNDRFGIGPDDRVLGVSALSFDLSVHDLFGVLGAGGAVVLPDAERARDPQHWLDLMARHDVTVWNSAPPLMEMLVEYAEFDPDAARAALGGLRVCLLSGDWIPVTLPDRLRALAPQVEVHSLGGATEASIWSVTHPVREVDPRWPSIPYGRPLRGQSFLVLDEEGSPTSVGIAGELAIGGAGVARGYVGDPTITADRFVVHPALGTRLYRTGDLGRWRTDGTLEFLGRADRQVKIGGHRIELGEVEVAILRHPDVRQAVVSSMPGPDGRGRLVAHVARHGGRTDDGPRFTAALLEALGDEVPTYMVPARVVVLPSLPMSANGKIDVASLTNPFDRQGAVVPPAAEPETEPVASHQAPHAGPHAGPVAALLADLLGPDADLDVPATAAGLTSLQLVRIANAVEDSGRPRPALAELLGAPSLTALALRLDTVADVARGVDPDAGDSGSPDGPCGGSRPEPVVTALASPAHQVEPPAAAVVPARERSGAADVVARLRALADALEAAADAALDLGLDLDLGLGPGLGLGPELRAPAGSANAGRAPATSGRAEAAAVDADDDAPLTEMQLAYLVGRAPEPDGRRVAPHYYTEALVEDLDVGRLQDAWRTVVARHPMLRAVITSTTTQRVLPDAAHEVEVADHRVLSPAERQRERERIRAERSHRLLATDSAPMARLLAVRLGDTTWRLHLDLDLLFCDARSACTWVSEMAAEYARPGSLPARPAPDFLAWARRTVEPSTTALAWADSMIARLPPAPVVPRVLDPSGPAAVVRRRTGWEPARWARVRRAAQQSGVTVTALLLDALGDALTDDDAPRATVVLTVDSRPAEHDGVVGDYTSTLLLEIGRRRPGSANRVQERLVEALDHGTGSGGVHGNALIRRLRASGRSATLPVAVSAALEPGDVDPSQLLDLLGRTEYAVSQTPQVLVDVQLFDVDGRLEVVLDADESRVDPTWVDTVFGHFTQAVARLVDDTVADASASVLRRAVDRTRVEGDLAAAFAELGVLDPGDRRSWFDLGATSLTLVTAHRRLRERGHALDVVDLFAHPSPAATMAHLVGVAATHPAPIDRTVEPSAGPSAAPSRDPGPAETARSGRLRRRRDARHLPPQR; encoded by the coding sequence ATGGACGCGAGGACGATCCCCGACCGGGTCGGTGCCGACGACGCGACGCCGGCGGACGGAACGCTGGTCGCCACCGTGCTGGCCGAGCAGCTCGGCAGACCCGTCGAGGCGGACGAGCACCAGGTACCCCTCGCAGCGCTCGGCGTCGACTCGCTGGTCACCCTGCGCTGGCGCGGCGCGCTGGAGCGGATGACGGGCGTCGCGCTGCCCCTCGTGGCGATGACGGGCGAGCGCACCCTCGACGAGGTGACGGCGGCCTGGCACGCGGCATCCGCCGCGACGTCGACCCCGGCGTCCCCGCCCTCAGGTGGCACCTCGACGGCGGAGGACCAACGGGTGGGGGCCGCGACCGTGCACCCCGGGCTCACCGAGGTGCAGGCCGCCTACTGGGCCGGCCGTGCCGACGGTCAGCCCCTCGGCGGCGTCGGGACCTGGTGGTACCACGAGTACGTGCGGGGGCCGGCGGAGCGCGACGGCCGTGACCTCGACGACGACCTCGACAGGCTGGAGCGTGGCTGGCGGCGAGTCGTCGCCCGGCACGCCATGCTCCGCACCGTCGTCGGGCGCGATGCCGCACCCCGCGTGGTGACCCACGACGTCCGCGACCTGCGGCTGCGTCGGATCGACCTGCGCGAGGTGCCCCCGGGCGCCGAGCTCGACCGGCGGCTGGCCGCGCTGCGGGACGACCTGTCCCACCAGGTGCGCGTCCCCGAGTCCTGGCCCCTCTGCGAGGTCGTGCTGGTCCTGCTGCCGGGCGACGTGGTCCGCGTGTGCGTGGGCCTGGACGCGCTCGTCGTCGACTTCGCCGGCTGGGGAGTGGTGCTGCGTGACTGGGGCACCGTGGTCGCCGATCCCCGGGCGCGCCTCCCCGAGCCGCCGACCACGTTCGCGGCGCTTCTCGAGCAGCGCGACGCCGATGTCGTGCGCCGGCAGGCAGCCGTCCGCGCGCGTGAGTGGTGGGCGGCGCAGGACCTGCCGGCAGGCCCGTCGCTCGCGCGCAGCGAGCCGGCGCCGGGACCTCCCCGGTTCCGTCGGCTGCGCCACGTCGTGGAGGCGTCGACGTGGGCCGCGGTCCGGGCCGAGGCGGCAGCCCGGGGTGTCTCCACCACCAGCCTCGTGCTGACGGCCTTCGCCCTGCTGCTCCAACGGCGTTCGACCGGAGGACGTGACCTCGGTCTGACCCTGACGGTCTACGACCGGCCCGACGCGCCCGGGGCCGACGAGGTCGTGGGGGACTTCTCGGGCACCGCCCTGCTGCCGGTCCGCGGCGCGGACGGGGTCGACGCCCACGGCCCCGCGCCGTTCGTCGAGCAGGCCCGGTCGCTGAACCGGGTGCTCTGGGACGTCCTCGACCACCGTGCCCATCCGGGCGTCGCCGTGGTGCGTGAGCGCACGGAGCCGGGAGCGGAGCCACGCTGGCCGGTCGTGTTCACCTCGGGCCTCGGCCAGGACTCGGCCGAGCAGGACCGCTGGCTCGGGGACCGGGTCTTCGGCGTCTCGCAGACCCCGCAGGTGCTCCTGGACCACCTCGTGTGGGAGGAGCACGGTGCTCTGGTGCTGGTCCACGACGTCGTCGAGGGCGCCTATCCCGACGGACTCGTCGAGGGCCTCGCCGCCGCGGAGCACGCGTTCGTCGCCAGCCTCGCCGATCCTGGCCGCTGGGACGAGCGCGGTGTCGTGTGGGACCCCTCGGGTCTGGCCGTCGACCCCGTGCCGCCGGGTCCACCGGGGGCGGGTCCGTTGCTGCACGATCCCTGGCGCGCCTGGCTGGCCGGACCGCCCGTGCACCGGCGGGCCCCCGCCGTGCTCGGTGGAGCAGGCTCCCTCGACCACGGCACGTTGCACCGCCGGGCGGAGGCGGTGGCGCTCGCGCTCGCCGACACGGGCGTCGCGCCCGGCGACCTCGTCATGGTCGCCCTTCCACGCGGGCACGCGCAGGTGGTCACCGTGCTCGGGATCGCGCTCGCGGGAGCGGGCTACGTGCCGGTCGACCCCGGTTGGCCGGCACGGCGCCTCGAGGCCGCGGCCCGCAAGAGCGCCTTGCGGCACGCCGTCGTGCTCGCCGGGCAGGAGCTCCACCTGCCGGCCGGTGTCCACGGCCTCGTGGTCGACGCCGGCGGTGAGCCGACGACGAGGCCGTCTGCCACCAGCACAGCGACCGACCCGCGGGTGGACGACCTGGCGTACGTCATCTTCACCTCGGGGTCGACGGGTGAGCCCAAGGGGGTGGCGATCGAGCACCGTCAGGCACGGACCACGATCGACGACGTCAACGACCGCTTCGGCATCGGCCCCGACGACCGGGTGCTCGGCGTGTCGGCCCTGTCCTTCGACCTGTCGGTGCACGACCTGTTCGGCGTCCTCGGTGCCGGGGGAGCGGTCGTCCTGCCGGATGCCGAGCGCGCTCGCGACCCGCAGCACTGGCTCGACCTGATGGCCCGCCACGACGTGACGGTGTGGAACTCCGCCCCGCCGCTGATGGAGATGCTGGTCGAGTACGCCGAGTTCGACCCCGACGCGGCTCGCGCGGCGCTGGGCGGGCTCCGCGTGTGCCTGCTGTCGGGCGACTGGATCCCCGTGACCCTGCCCGACCGCCTGCGCGCCCTCGCCCCCCAGGTGGAGGTGCACAGCCTGGGCGGCGCCACCGAGGCGTCGATCTGGTCCGTCACGCATCCCGTGAGGGAGGTCGACCCGCGCTGGCCCAGCATCCCCTACGGCCGGCCGCTGCGCGGGCAGTCGTTCCTCGTGCTCGACGAGGAGGGCTCGCCGACGTCGGTCGGGATCGCGGGCGAGCTGGCGATCGGCGGCGCCGGGGTCGCGCGGGGCTACGTCGGGGACCCGACCATCACGGCCGACCGCTTCGTCGTGCACCCGGCGCTCGGCACGAGGCTCTACCGCACGGGCGACCTCGGCCGGTGGCGCACCGACGGGACGTTGGAGTTCCTCGGCCGCGCCGATCGCCAGGTGAAGATCGGTGGCCACCGGATCGAGCTCGGTGAGGTCGAGGTGGCCATCCTGCGTCATCCCGACGTGCGTCAGGCCGTCGTGTCGTCGATGCCCGGGCCGGACGGGCGCGGGCGTCTCGTCGCCCACGTCGCCCGCCACGGCGGCCGCACCGACGACGGGCCGCGCTTCACGGCCGCGCTCCTCGAGGCGCTCGGCGACGAGGTGCCCACCTACATGGTGCCCGCCCGGGTGGTGGTCCTCCCGTCGCTGCCGATGAGCGCCAACGGCAAGATCGACGTCGCGTCGCTCACGAACCCCTTCGACCGCCAGGGCGCGGTGGTCCCGCCAGCGGCCGAACCGGAGACCGAGCCCGTGGCGTCGCACCAGGCGCCCCACGCCGGACCGCACGCAGGACCGGTTGCAGCGCTGCTCGCGGACCTGCTGGGACCGGACGCCGACCTCGACGTCCCCGCGACGGCTGCGGGTCTGACGAGCCTCCAGCTCGTCAGGATCGCCAACGCCGTGGAGGACTCCGGCCGACCTCGCCCCGCGCTGGCCGAGCTGCTCGGTGCGCCGTCCCTGACGGCCCTCGCCCTCCGCCTCGACACCGTGGCCGATGTCGCCCGGGGCGTCGACCCCGACGCGGGGGACAGCGGGTCGCCCGACGGTCCGTGCGGGGGGTCCCGGCCGGAGCCCGTGGTCACCGCCCTCGCGTCCCCGGCCCACCAGGTCGAGCCGCCCGCGGCGGCCGTGGTGCCGGCACGCGAGCGCAGCGGCGCCGCCGATGTCGTGGCGCGGCTCCGCGCGCTCGCTGATGCGTTGGAGGCCGCGGCGGACGCCGCCCTCGACCTGGGCCTCGACCTCGACCTGGGCCTGGGCCCGGGCCTGGGCCTGGGCCCGGAGCTGCGGGCGCCCGCCGGATCCGCGAATGCAGGACGAGCGCCGGCCACCAGCGGCCGCGCCGAGGCCGCGGCGGTCGACGCCGACGACGATGCGCCGCTGACGGAGATGCAGCTCGCCTACCTCGTGGGACGCGCCCCCGAGCCGGACGGGCGACGCGTCGCGCCTCACTACTACACCGAGGCGCTGGTCGAGGACCTCGACGTCGGGCGCCTGCAGGACGCGTGGCGCACCGTCGTCGCCCGGCACCCGATGCTGCGAGCCGTGATCACCTCCACGACGACGCAGCGGGTGCTGCCCGATGCCGCGCACGAGGTCGAGGTCGCCGACCACCGGGTGCTGAGCCCCGCGGAGCGGCAACGCGAGCGGGAACGGATCCGCGCCGAGCGCTCGCACCGACTCCTGGCGACCGACTCCGCACCGATGGCCCGGCTCCTGGCCGTGCGCCTGGGCGACACCACCTGGCGACTGCACCTCGATCTCGACCTGCTGTTCTGCGATGCCCGCAGCGCGTGCACGTGGGTCTCCGAGATGGCGGCGGAGTACGCCCGCCCGGGCTCCCTGCCCGCTCGCCCCGCCCCTGACTTCCTCGCCTGGGCCCGCCGGACGGTCGAACCGTCGACGACCGCCCTCGCCTGGGCGGACTCGATGATCGCCCGGCTGCCGCCGGCGCCGGTCGTCCCGCGCGTCCTCGACCCGTCGGGCCCGGCCGCCGTGGTGCGCCGCCGGACTGGTTGGGAACCCGCACGCTGGGCGCGCGTGCGTCGGGCCGCCCAGCAGAGCGGCGTCACCGTCACCGCTCTGCTGCTGGACGCTCTCGGTGACGCCCTCACCGACGACGACGCACCCCGCGCCACCGTCGTCCTGACCGTCGACAGCCGTCCGGCCGAGCACGACGGCGTGGTCGGCGACTACACCTCGACCCTGCTGCTGGAGATCGGTCGCCGCCGGCCGGGCAGCGCCAACCGCGTCCAGGAACGGCTGGTGGAGGCGCTCGACCACGGGACCGGCTCCGGCGGCGTCCACGGCAACGCCCTCATCCGCCGGCTGCGGGCCTCGGGACGCTCGGCGACCCTGCCGGTCGCGGTCTCCGCTGCCCTCGAGCCGGGTGACGTCGACCCGTCGCAGCTGCTGGACCTGCTCGGACGCACGGAGTACGCGGTGAGCCAGACGCCCCAGGTCCTCGTGGACGTCCAGCTGTTCGACGTCGACGGTCGCCTGGAGGTGGTCCTGGACGCCGACGAGTCTCGTGTCGACCCGACCTGGGTCGACACGGTCTTCGGTCACTTCACCCAGGCGGTCGCCCGCCTCGTCGACGACACCGTGGCCGACGCGAGCGCCTCCGTGCTGCGGCGTGCGGTCGACCGGACCCGCGTGGAGGGCGACCTCGCAGCCGCGTTCGCGGAGCTCGGTGTGCTCGACCCCGGTGATCGGCGCAGCTGGTTCGACCTGGGAGCCACGTCGCTCACCCTGGTGACGGCGCACCGGCGGCTGCGGGAGCGAGGCCACGCCCTGGACGTCGTGGACCTGTTCGCCCATCCCTCACCCGCGGCCACGATGGCTCACCTGGTCGGTGTCGCTGCGACCCACCCGGCGCCGATCGACCGGACGGTCGAACCGTCGGCCGGCCCCTCCGCCGCTCCGTCCCGTGACCCCGGACCGGCCGAGACGGCGCGCTCCGGTCGGCTCCGCAGGCGACGCGACGCTCGCCACCTGCCTCCCCAGCGGTAG
- a CDS encoding ATP-binding cassette domain-containing protein, protein MTTSAATVQRLLRPVRALVATALLVEALAAAALLVPVLAAVAAARAALLGDPPSPGTAVVALVGATVHVVGHGAASWLLHVADNRLQLELRERVLATCATRPLEELDREGAVGLKRSVGDDVDALHHLVGHALADATGSVVLLVVGTVVLLQTSPPLAVAALAPALVAVLLQRRQTRRSVEQMERYAAASAEVDRAAVELVRVAPSLRVYDVEPHATTAVPGQVRRPFLDAARTWSAFVRSWAAAMTPTMAAQQVLLSGAGVVAVVAVALLVGGVAGVDGVTAVLVVVAVTPAVTSPLWSLAFATQDLALGTAAARRLETLVDVPAPVPASPARPSSPASAWNGREAPRVEARGLTVLRDGRRVLDAASFDVPVGLVTVVVGASGSGKSTALECLAGLVPAHEGEVLVAGAPRPAGTGWTRHVAAVVQSPGTLRASVLDNVRLGRPDLSVDACHAALASAGLASRVDRLPQGIHTVLGDGVALSGGERQRLALARALAARPRFLLLDEPTSWVDRATAARLDACVASLRGRCTVVRSDHRLGVALAADHVVVLTRGRVVEEGAPAELRARGGQFAALLAAAPATAAPGGPA, encoded by the coding sequence ATGACCACGTCCGCGGCCACCGTCCAGCGCCTCCTCCGACCCGTACGGGCGCTCGTCGCGACGGCGCTGCTCGTCGAGGCGCTCGCGGCGGCCGCGCTGCTGGTCCCCGTGCTCGCAGCCGTCGCGGCGGCCCGAGCCGCGCTCCTCGGCGATCCCCCCTCGCCCGGCACCGCCGTGGTCGCCCTCGTCGGCGCGACGGTGCACGTGGTGGGGCACGGAGCGGCGTCCTGGCTGCTGCACGTCGCCGACAACCGGCTGCAGCTCGAGCTGCGCGAACGGGTGCTCGCCACCTGCGCCACCCGCCCGTTGGAGGAGCTCGACCGCGAGGGCGCCGTGGGCCTCAAGCGGTCGGTGGGCGACGACGTCGACGCCCTCCACCACCTCGTCGGGCACGCCCTCGCCGACGCCACCGGGTCGGTCGTGCTGCTCGTGGTCGGAACGGTGGTGCTCCTGCAGACGTCACCGCCCCTGGCCGTCGCCGCGCTCGCACCCGCGCTCGTCGCCGTCCTGCTCCAGCGGCGCCAGACCCGTCGCTCGGTCGAGCAGATGGAGCGGTACGCCGCCGCCAGCGCCGAGGTCGACCGGGCCGCCGTCGAGCTGGTCCGCGTGGCGCCGTCGCTGCGCGTCTACGACGTGGAACCCCACGCCACGACCGCCGTGCCCGGTCAGGTGCGTCGACCCTTCCTCGACGCGGCCCGCACCTGGTCCGCCTTCGTGCGCTCCTGGGCGGCGGCGATGACCCCGACCATGGCCGCCCAGCAGGTGTTGCTCTCCGGCGCGGGGGTGGTCGCGGTGGTCGCCGTCGCCCTCCTGGTCGGCGGCGTCGCGGGTGTGGACGGTGTCACGGCCGTCCTGGTGGTCGTGGCGGTGACACCTGCGGTCACCTCGCCCCTGTGGTCCCTGGCCTTCGCGACCCAGGACCTGGCTCTCGGCACCGCAGCCGCCCGACGTCTCGAGACGCTCGTGGACGTGCCCGCACCCGTGCCCGCGAGCCCGGCCCGGCCGTCGTCACCGGCCAGCGCCTGGAACGGTCGCGAGGCGCCCCGCGTCGAGGCGCGTGGACTGACGGTCCTGCGGGACGGTCGCCGAGTGCTCGATGCCGCGAGCTTCGACGTCCCGGTCGGCCTCGTGACCGTGGTCGTGGGTGCGAGCGGCTCCGGCAAGTCGACCGCGCTGGAGTGCCTCGCGGGGTTGGTGCCCGCGCACGAGGGCGAGGTGCTGGTCGCCGGGGCGCCCCGGCCGGCCGGAACCGGCTGGACCCGCCACGTCGCCGCGGTGGTCCAGTCGCCGGGGACCCTGCGCGCGAGTGTCCTCGACAACGTCCGGCTCGGCCGTCCCGACCTCTCCGTGGACGCATGCCACGCCGCGCTGGCCTCCGCGGGCCTGGCGTCGCGGGTGGATCGTCTGCCCCAGGGCATCCACACGGTCCTGGGGGACGGCGTCGCCCTCTCGGGCGGCGAGCGGCAGCGGCTCGCCCTCGCCCGCGCGCTCGCGGCACGACCGCGGTTCCTGCTGCTGGACGAACCCACCTCGTGGGTCGACCGCGCCACCGCTGCCCGCCTCGACGCCTGCGTCGCGTCGTTGCGCGGTCGGTGCACCGTCGTGCGGTCCGACCATCGGCTCGGTGTCGCCCTCGCCGCGGACCACGTCGTCGTCCTGACGCGCGGCCGTGTCGTCGAGGAGGGCGCGCCCGCCGAGCTGCGCGCGCGGGGCGGTCAGTTCGCCGCTCTCCTGGCCGCAGCCCCGGCGACCGCAGCCCCGGGCGGTCCGGCATGA
- a CDS encoding NAD(P)/FAD-dependent oxidoreductase: protein MTALPTPPATPADVDVLIVGAGPAGATAALVLGRQQRRVLVVDDDRPRNARAASMHMYLTRDGAAPADFRSAAHAEATAHPGVTLEAGRVDTATVGSGVVTATVVTRDGGPTTVRARALLVASGVRDVLDHLPGLAERWGGDVVHCAYCHGHEAAGRRVVVVSRTPADAMLAAYVADRFTRDVVLATGGSELPAELAERVRAAGVQVEEAPVLGLSGPRGAPSVDLDGERSLPAEVVFHRPSTAAADLVAALGCGTAPGGEVLVDAQMASDVPLVWAAGDAALERGAAAPMAFVAAAVADGQRSAVFIEQHLFLG, encoded by the coding sequence GTGACCGCCCTTCCCACCCCACCCGCCACGCCTGCGGACGTCGACGTCCTCATCGTCGGTGCGGGGCCTGCCGGCGCGACCGCGGCACTCGTCCTGGGCCGCCAGCAGCGTCGCGTGCTCGTCGTCGACGACGACCGGCCGCGCAACGCCCGGGCCGCGTCGATGCACATGTACCTCACCCGCGACGGAGCGGCTCCCGCCGACTTCCGGTCCGCCGCCCACGCCGAGGCGACCGCCCACCCCGGGGTGACGCTCGAGGCCGGCCGCGTGGACACGGCGACCGTCGGGAGCGGCGTCGTCACCGCGACCGTGGTCACGCGCGACGGCGGGCCCACGACCGTGCGGGCCCGGGCCCTGCTCGTCGCCTCGGGCGTCCGCGATGTCCTGGACCACCTGCCGGGTCTCGCCGAGCGGTGGGGCGGCGACGTCGTGCACTGCGCCTACTGCCACGGCCACGAGGCCGCCGGCCGGCGCGTCGTGGTCGTCAGCCGCACCCCCGCCGACGCGATGCTGGCCGCGTACGTCGCCGACCGGTTCACCAGGGACGTGGTGCTCGCCACCGGCGGGTCGGAGCTACCGGCCGAGCTCGCCGAACGCGTGCGCGCGGCCGGGGTGCAGGTCGAGGAGGCGCCGGTGCTGGGACTGTCCGGGCCCCGGGGTGCGCCCTCGGTCGACCTCGACGGCGAGCGTTCGCTACCGGCCGAGGTCGTCTTCCACCGGCCGTCGACCGCCGCGGCCGATCTCGTCGCCGCCCTCGGCTGCGGCACCGCACCGGGAGGCGAGGTGCTCGTCGACGCGCAGATGGCCAGCGACGTCCCCCTCGTCTGGGCCGCGGGGGACGCCGCGCTGGAGCGGGGCGCAGCCGCACCGATGGCGTTCGTCGCCGCCGCCGTCGCCGACGGACAGCGGTCGGCCGTCTTCATCGAGCAGCACCTCTTCCTGGGCTGA